Proteins encoded in a region of the Mucilaginibacter sabulilitoris genome:
- a CDS encoding DUF6620 family protein, which yields METINGVTFEEYAAACGNLSQGMPESTVIEILQLEKPVWDETIDKWNSRLGELMTEDMAYATKYGELFANPKAGRFSLAESPAADTAQLLQLVPDYETYQKIFWHQSVAAQYGVDPVTVLEGYGIDLGKWGALNMHYMNYQNNLLDYTAPDYAKKLAYFQQLQDGWRRHFEDEYKNNQSNLSADIDF from the coding sequence ATGGAAACAATTAACGGAGTAACATTTGAAGAATATGCAGCAGCTTGCGGAAACCTTTCACAAGGTATGCCCGAAAGCACGGTTATAGAGATATTACAGCTTGAAAAACCTGTTTGGGATGAAACCATTGACAAATGGAACAGCCGCCTTGGCGAATTAATGACCGAAGATATGGCTTACGCTACCAAATACGGCGAACTGTTTGCCAACCCTAAAGCAGGCCGTTTCTCTTTGGCCGAAAGCCCTGCGGCCGATACCGCGCAATTGTTACAGTTGGTACCTGATTACGAAACTTATCAAAAAATATTCTGGCATCAGTCGGTCGCAGCACAATATGGGGTCGATCCTGTTACTGTACTTGAAGGTTATGGTATTGACCTGGGCAAATGGGGCGCGCTAAACATGCATTATATGAACTACCAGAATAATCTGTTAGATTATACGGCTCCTGATTATGCCAAAAAGCTCGCCTATTTTCAGCAATTACAGGATGGCTGGAGACGGCATTTTGAGGATGAGTATAAAAATAACCAATCAAACCTATCCGCAGATATAGATTTTTAA
- a CDS encoding DMT family transporter, producing the protein MEILEGLLFSILWASATVATKFAVHSVDPFLLTCIRFITVAILLHLYALLFKRKESRLPTVREFKQLFMLGLLNVAIYMVGFLIAIKTVSAGLISIATATNPLILILLSALVLKRKLTSFEWVGIAIALTGLIIAAIPNLRDSHSTLTGLIALIIGITSLSSGSVYFSKSKIALPKMAVNMWQITIGGLLFIPIVLVNGGNNFIHTDQNFYLSFMWLVIPVSIVAYALWLNLLHRDTIKAGIWLFLTPAIGYLIAVVVLNEKVTIYGITGSVLVVSGLLYSKRTKKVTVLDKSQSV; encoded by the coding sequence ATGGAAATACTGGAAGGATTGTTATTTAGCATATTGTGGGCATCAGCCACCGTAGCCACAAAGTTTGCTGTCCATTCGGTCGATCCGTTTTTACTCACATGCATCCGTTTTATTACTGTAGCTATTTTACTGCATTTATACGCCTTACTATTTAAACGAAAAGAAAGCAGACTCCCAACCGTCAGAGAATTTAAACAACTATTTATGTTGGGGTTATTAAATGTGGCCATTTATATGGTTGGCTTCCTTATTGCCATTAAAACTGTTTCGGCCGGATTGATCAGCATTGCTACAGCTACTAACCCATTAATACTAATCCTTTTATCCGCATTGGTTTTAAAACGCAAGCTTACTTCCTTTGAATGGGTGGGTATTGCTATAGCACTAACCGGGCTGATTATTGCTGCAATACCTAATCTGCGCGATAGTCATAGTACGTTAACGGGTCTAATCGCTTTAATTATTGGTATCACCTCGCTATCGTCAGGGAGCGTCTACTTTTCTAAGAGTAAAATAGCTTTGCCAAAAATGGCTGTTAATATGTGGCAAATAACAATTGGCGGGCTTTTATTTATCCCAATTGTACTTGTCAACGGCGGAAACAACTTTATCCATACAGACCAGAATTTTTATTTGTCATTTATGTGGCTCGTTATCCCGGTTTCAATAGTGGCATATGCCTTATGGTTAAATCTGCTACACCGGGATACAATAAAGGCAGGGATATGGCTCTTCCTTACCCCTGCTATCGGTTATCTGATTGCCGTTGTAGTTTTGAATGAGAAAGTTACCATATATGGAATAACAGGATCTGTTCTGGTTGTTTCGGGTTTGCTGTATTCCAAACGAACAAAAAAGGTAACTGTTCTGGATAAATCGCAGTCAGTGTAA
- a CDS encoding sugar MFS transporter, which translates to MKAPASKNIVPLMIICIVFFVFGFATWINAILIPYFKIACELTNFQSYLVTFAFYISYLVISVPSSFLLEKVGFKKGMMIGFWIMAAGAFVFIPAAMTRSYSLFLIGLFIIGIGLAILQTAANPYVTILGPADRAAQRISFMGICNKTAGIIAPLLLAAVIIKPSDSQLFKDIQLMSEVQKGHTLDMLISRVIAPYLVVGCILTLLGFLIRYSPLPEIDKLQKEENPDVTGHTKIFHFPHLILGAVAIFFHVGSQVIAIDTIIPYAQSMGMSITSAKVFPSYTLFATICGYLLGISLIPWCISQKTALRICAVLGLVLSILVIVSHYSVNMLGYQVDISLWFIVFLGFANSMIWAGIWPLALNGLGRYLKIGASLLIMGLCGNAILPLCYGFLADHYDLQKGYLVLLPCYFYIVFYAFYGYKIKKWNVLT; encoded by the coding sequence ATGAAAGCACCAGCATCTAAAAATATTGTACCGCTGATGATCATTTGTATCGTGTTTTTTGTATTTGGGTTTGCTACCTGGATCAATGCCATATTGATACCTTATTTCAAGATAGCCTGTGAGCTCACAAATTTCCAGTCGTACCTTGTTACCTTCGCATTCTATATCTCATACCTCGTAATTTCAGTACCATCCTCGTTTTTACTGGAAAAGGTAGGGTTTAAAAAAGGCATGATGATAGGGTTTTGGATCATGGCTGCAGGGGCTTTCGTCTTTATTCCTGCGGCTATGACCAGGTCATATTCCCTATTCCTGATTGGTCTTTTTATTATTGGGATAGGATTGGCCATACTGCAAACCGCCGCTAATCCCTACGTAACTATATTAGGACCGGCGGACAGAGCCGCCCAGCGTATTAGTTTTATGGGTATCTGCAATAAAACCGCTGGTATTATTGCGCCGTTGTTGCTGGCGGCTGTGATTATAAAACCAAGTGATAGTCAATTATTTAAGGATATTCAATTGATGAGCGAAGTTCAAAAAGGCCACACTTTGGATATGCTGATCAGTCGAGTTATAGCTCCTTATTTAGTTGTGGGTTGCATACTAACCTTACTCGGTTTTTTAATAAGGTATTCGCCTCTGCCTGAGATTGATAAGTTGCAGAAGGAGGAAAATCCGGATGTAACCGGTCATACCAAGATATTTCACTTCCCTCACCTAATATTAGGGGCGGTTGCTATTTTCTTTCATGTTGGTTCTCAGGTTATTGCGATTGATACCATCATACCCTATGCTCAAAGTATGGGTATGTCAATAACATCGGCTAAGGTATTCCCTTCTTACACGCTCTTCGCCACTATATGTGGTTATTTGCTGGGTATCAGTCTGATACCATGGTGTATTTCTCAAAAAACTGCGCTTAGGATATGCGCTGTATTGGGACTTGTTTTATCAATACTGGTAATTGTAAGCCATTATTCGGTCAATATGCTTGGTTATCAGGTAGATATCTCATTGTGGTTTATCGTGTTTTTAGGTTTTGCTAATTCCATGATCTGGGCGGGGATATGGCCGCTGGCGCTCAATGGTTTAGGCAGATACCTGAAAATTGGTGCTTCGCTGTTAATTATGGGACTTTGTGGCAATGCTATCCTGCCGCTTTGCTATGGTTTTTTGGCCGACCATTATGATCTGCAAAAAGGTTATTTAGTGCTTTTGCCGTGTTATTTTTATATAGTTTTTTACGCATTTTATGGTTATAAGATCAAAAAATGGAATGTTTTAACATAA
- the nagA gene encoding N-acetylglucosamine-6-phosphate deacetylase, whose product MDASGLKIINAKIITPTRIIKNGCLLARDGKIVAVAEGNIDSESETVIDAGGKFLSPGFIDIHVHGGGGYDFMDNTVDAYLEIARLHASHGTTAFTPTTLSCEREALFKTLSLYEESAPLNLDGAQFLGMHIEGPYFAMEQRGAQDPRFIRLPDPEEYKEVLRQSSIVKRWSAAPEVKGAVEFGRYIKSKGVLPSIAHTDAIYEEVLEAYENGYTHITHFYSCMSGVSRRNAFRYAGVIESGYLLEDMTVEIIADGRHLPPALLKLVYKIKGSDKIALVTDAMRAAGMPPGESVLGDMRNGLKVIVEDNVAKLPDRSAFAGSVATTIQLVKNMITLADVPVGDAVKMMTITPAKIMGADDKKGAIVVGKDADLVIFDHEINLHTTIIGGRVVYTV is encoded by the coding sequence ATGGATGCCTCAGGTTTAAAAATTATTAATGCAAAAATTATAACCCCAACCCGTATCATTAAGAACGGATGTTTATTAGCTCGCGATGGAAAGATCGTTGCTGTTGCCGAAGGTAATATAGACAGTGAGTCTGAAACGGTAATTGATGCCGGGGGAAAATTCCTATCGCCTGGGTTTATAGATATTCATGTGCATGGTGGGGGAGGGTATGACTTTATGGATAATACGGTTGATGCCTACTTGGAAATTGCCCGGTTGCATGCCAGTCACGGAACAACAGCTTTTACCCCTACAACCCTGAGCTGCGAACGGGAAGCCCTGTTCAAAACTTTAAGTTTATATGAGGAATCTGCACCATTAAACCTTGATGGGGCGCAGTTTTTAGGTATGCACATTGAAGGGCCGTATTTTGCCATGGAGCAGCGGGGGGCACAGGATCCCCGGTTTATCCGTTTGCCAGATCCGGAGGAGTACAAGGAGGTTTTGAGGCAATCATCTATTGTAAAAAGATGGAGCGCCGCGCCAGAGGTAAAGGGAGCGGTCGAATTTGGTCGGTATATTAAATCTAAAGGCGTATTACCTTCCATAGCGCATACCGACGCCATTTACGAAGAGGTATTGGAAGCTTATGAAAACGGCTATACCCACATTACCCATTTTTATTCCTGCATGTCGGGCGTATCGCGGCGTAATGCGTTCAGGTATGCTGGGGTTATTGAAAGTGGTTACCTGCTGGAGGACATGACCGTTGAAATTATTGCCGATGGAAGGCATTTGCCACCTGCTTTGCTCAAACTTGTTTACAAGATTAAAGGATCAGATAAAATAGCCCTGGTAACTGATGCTATGAGGGCTGCCGGTATGCCGCCCGGCGAAAGTGTGTTGGGTGATATGCGCAACGGTTTGAAGGTAATAGTAGAAGATAATGTGGCCAAACTGCCCGACAGAAGTGCCTTTGCTGGAAGTGTGGCCACCACCATTCAGCTGGTTAAAAATATGATTACCCTTGCCGACGTTCCTGTTGGCGACGCGGTAAAAATGATGACCATTACACCTGCTAAAATTATGGGAGCAGATGATAAAAAGGGCGCAATAGTAGTTGGCAAAGATGCCGACCTGGTGATTTTTGATCACGAGATTAACCTGCATACAACCATCATTGGCGGCAGGGTAGTGTATACCGTTTAG
- a CDS encoding glucosamine-6-phosphate deaminase, whose product MLKEIKKEKLRVLVFENRTSLGQVAAKMVAKKINQLLQAKPVINIIFAAAPSQNEFLDALINEPDIEWQKINAFHMDEYLGLPPAAPELFSSFLKKKIFSRVPFAWVNYINGSLVDCKAECERYTQLLLSNPADIVCMGIGENTHIAFNDPHVADFNDPETVKLVQLDLACRQQQVNDGCFDTLNDVPEYALTLTIPALMSASHVFCMVPGVNKAQAVKYTLEEPVSEHYPSTILKTHDHAVLFVDTDSFSKIAAYNS is encoded by the coding sequence ATGTTAAAAGAAATAAAAAAAGAGAAACTCCGGGTGCTTGTTTTTGAAAACAGAACATCACTTGGCCAGGTAGCAGCTAAAATGGTGGCCAAAAAAATTAATCAACTGCTGCAAGCCAAACCGGTTATCAATATCATTTTTGCAGCGGCCCCGTCGCAAAATGAATTTTTAGATGCTTTGATCAATGAGCCGGATATTGAGTGGCAAAAAATAAATGCCTTTCACATGGATGAATATCTGGGCTTACCGCCCGCCGCGCCGGAGTTGTTCAGTAGCTTTCTCAAAAAAAAAATCTTTAGCCGTGTACCATTTGCATGGGTTAATTACATTAATGGGAGCCTGGTAGATTGCAAAGCCGAATGTGAACGTTACACGCAATTACTGCTGAGCAACCCGGCCGATATAGTGTGTATGGGGATTGGGGAAAATACGCATATCGCTTTTAATGACCCACATGTTGCAGACTTCAATGATCCTGAAACGGTAAAGTTGGTACAGCTTGATCTGGCATGCAGGCAGCAGCAGGTTAATGATGGTTGTTTTGATACCTTGAATGATGTTCCGGAATATGCGCTCACATTAACCATACCTGCTTTAATGAGCGCCTCGCATGTATTTTGTATGGTGCCCGGCGTCAACAAGGCACAGGCGGTAAAATATACCCTCGAGGAGCCTGTGTCTGAACATTACCCATCAACCATTTTAAAAACGCATGACCATGCTGTGCTATTTGTTGATACTGATAGTTTTAGTAAAATAGCAGCGTACAATTCATAA
- a CDS encoding SusC/RagA family TonB-linked outer membrane protein: MIKQRPPGASSFQETNRMHNPIKSTINCCGFVRRVLIPAGAKKLLALPIAMLLLFTTAAMAQNKTVTGKITDNATNEPIVGASVKVKNETKGVISDDKGMFKIELSGNTTLEITSIGYKPVEVMASSGQMMQIKMILVNKALTEVVVVGYGTAKRSDVTGSVSSLPKERLSQLPVGDVLQAMQGAVAGVNISSGTAVPGESPSVLVRGVNTINGQTSPLIVIDGIPFENGSLSDISTSDVASVDVLKDVSATAIYGTRGANGVILITTKRGKTGKAAINFNTYAGYENFAHTYQPMGPAEYVQKYADWKAQAGVTNDFAVPNLYEQQNYKAGITTDWLKEIQQQGFIQDHTLSVSGGNEDVKYYVSGDYFSQKGVIKGYQNKRASIRSNIDAKITNYLSAGLNLNLVTNNSDGGRASLRGASEVSPYGRLRNPDGTYAIFPMEGEEAIQSPMLGLLNERNDRRQNIIANVYVEIKPFKDFKYRVNAGYTYTPTLFQNYQGRLAGDIAGGTATVDNGERKRWIVENILSYEKNWSKNHIDVTGLYSAQENKLSSSSILATGFINDALVFNNLQGANTVSASSEAISTQMVSQMLRFNYNYDSKYLITATARRDGYSAFGSGTNKYGLFPSVALGWNISNESFMSNVSFINNLKLRGSYGLSGNQSAVDPTSTISTFTTISIPSNGRPTTGVIADVLGNKDLKWESTYGSNIGIDFAIFNNRVSGTIETYNTHTKDLVLYRALPTATGYSQVVTNIGKVANKGLEVSLRTQNIVGTNFKWETSLNFSTNSNKIVDLYGDKKDDRGNRFFIGHPVNIVYDYKLQGVWKVGENPANQDPDAKPGDLKFADLDGSGTITSDGKDQTIIGQQIPKWTGGITNTFHYKSFHLNVFIQTVQGVTKDNDAIDFKDFGGRQNLPAGLGYWTEANQSNVRPKLTYVNYLNYGYPEDASFTRIKDVTLSYTMPKSLTDKLKLGGLTVYLSGRNLATFTKWHGWDPEVGYATTGDTEGNYPLVRTFILGANITLR, translated from the coding sequence ATGATTAAACAACGACCTCCAGGTGCATCTTCATTTCAAGAAACAAATAGGATGCACAATCCTATAAAATCCACTATAAATTGTTGTGGGTTTGTACGCCGTGTACTTATCCCGGCTGGTGCCAAAAAGCTATTGGCCCTGCCGATAGCGATGTTGCTGTTGTTTACAACAGCTGCAATGGCCCAAAACAAAACGGTTACCGGAAAAATAACCGACAATGCTACTAATGAACCCATAGTAGGCGCTTCTGTAAAGGTTAAAAACGAAACTAAAGGCGTAATTTCTGATGATAAGGGTATGTTCAAAATCGAGCTATCGGGAAATACCACACTTGAAATTACCAGTATCGGGTACAAGCCGGTTGAGGTTATGGCCAGTTCCGGGCAAATGATGCAAATCAAAATGATCCTCGTAAATAAGGCATTAACAGAAGTTGTTGTTGTTGGGTATGGTACCGCTAAACGCTCAGATGTAACCGGTTCTGTTTCATCCCTCCCGAAAGAAAGGCTTTCTCAATTGCCGGTGGGCGATGTATTGCAGGCCATGCAGGGAGCAGTAGCAGGTGTTAACATCTCTTCCGGAACGGCCGTACCGGGCGAATCCCCATCGGTGCTGGTGCGTGGAGTTAATACCATCAATGGTCAAACTTCGCCGCTTATTGTAATTGACGGTATCCCTTTTGAAAATGGTTCGTTAAGCGACATCAGCACCTCAGACGTGGCTTCTGTTGACGTTTTGAAAGATGTATCGGCAACGGCTATCTACGGTACACGGGGCGCCAACGGTGTTATACTCATCACCACCAAGCGCGGTAAAACAGGTAAGGCTGCCATCAATTTTAATACCTATGCCGGCTATGAGAATTTTGCGCACACCTATCAGCCTATGGGCCCCGCAGAGTATGTTCAAAAATATGCCGATTGGAAAGCACAGGCCGGGGTAACTAATGATTTTGCCGTGCCTAACCTGTATGAGCAGCAAAATTACAAAGCCGGTATCACTACTGATTGGCTTAAAGAAATTCAGCAGCAGGGTTTTATACAGGACCATACCCTGAGTGTTTCGGGGGGTAACGAGGATGTTAAGTATTATGTTTCGGGAGATTATTTTAGCCAGAAGGGGGTAATTAAAGGCTATCAGAACAAGCGTGCCAGCATCCGCTCAAATATAGATGCTAAAATAACCAATTACTTGAGCGCTGGGCTCAATCTTAACCTGGTTACCAATAACTCCGATGGCGGGAGGGCAAGTTTAAGAGGGGCTTCTGAAGTAAGCCCGTATGGCAGGCTCAGAAACCCTGACGGGACTTATGCCATTTTTCCGATGGAGGGCGAGGAGGCCATTCAAAGCCCTATGCTGGGTTTACTTAATGAACGTAACGACAGGCGGCAGAACATCATTGCCAACGTGTATGTTGAAATAAAACCCTTTAAGGATTTTAAATACCGGGTTAACGCGGGCTATACCTATACACCCACACTTTTTCAAAATTACCAGGGCAGGCTTGCCGGTGATATTGCCGGAGGTACAGCAACTGTAGATAATGGTGAAAGGAAAAGATGGATAGTTGAAAACATATTATCGTACGAGAAAAACTGGAGTAAAAACCATATTGATGTAACCGGTTTATACAGCGCCCAGGAAAATAAATTATCCTCATCGTCCATATTAGCAACCGGTTTTATTAATGATGCCTTAGTATTCAACAATCTGCAGGGAGCCAACACGGTTTCGGCATCGTCTGAAGCGATAAGCACGCAAATGGTATCGCAAATGCTGCGTTTTAATTACAATTACGACAGCAAATACCTCATTACCGCAACAGCAAGGCGCGATGGTTATTCGGCATTTGGTTCGGGCACCAATAAATATGGTTTGTTCCCGTCGGTAGCCCTGGGCTGGAATATCAGTAACGAAAGTTTTATGAGCAATGTAAGCTTTATCAACAACCTGAAATTGCGCGGTTCGTATGGCTTATCAGGTAACCAGTCGGCAGTCGACCCTACATCTACCATCTCTACATTTACTACCATTTCCATTCCGTCAAATGGTCGCCCCACTACAGGCGTAATAGCCGATGTATTGGGTAATAAAGATTTAAAATGGGAAAGCACCTACGGCAGTAACATAGGTATTGATTTTGCTATATTCAATAACCGTGTAAGCGGTACCATTGAAACATACAATACCCATACAAAAGATTTGGTGCTGTACCGCGCCCTGCCTACAGCCACAGGCTACTCGCAGGTGGTAACCAATATAGGCAAGGTGGCAAATAAAGGCCTCGAGGTATCGCTCAGGACCCAAAACATTGTGGGGACCAATTTTAAGTGGGAAACCAGCCTCAATTTTTCAACCAACAGCAATAAAATTGTTGATCTGTATGGCGATAAAAAAGATGACCGAGGCAACCGCTTTTTCATAGGCCATCCGGTTAACATTGTTTATGATTATAAGCTGCAGGGCGTATGGAAGGTTGGCGAAAATCCAGCGAACCAGGATCCAGACGCCAAACCCGGCGATTTAAAATTTGCCGATCTTGATGGCAGCGGAACCATTACCTCTGACGGAAAAGACCAGACCATCATCGGTCAGCAAATTCCAAAATGGACAGGTGGTATAACCAATACCTTTCATTACAAGAGTTTCCATCTTAATGTATTTATTCAAACCGTACAGGGTGTAACCAAAGACAATGACGCTATTGATTTTAAGGATTTTGGTGGAAGGCAGAACCTTCCCGCCGGCCTTGGCTACTGGACGGAAGCTAACCAAAGTAACGTTCGCCCCAAATTAACCTACGTGAATTACTTAAATTACGGATATCCGGAGGATGCAAGCTTTACCCGCATAAAGGATGTGACGTTGAGTTACACCATGCCAAAAAGCCTTACAGACAAGCTAAAACTTGGTGGCCTTACGGTTTACCTGAGTGGCAGAAACCTGGCCACCTTTACCAAATGGCATGGCTGGGACCCTGAAGTTGGGTATGCTACTACGGGCGATACGGAAGGCAACTATCCATTGGTGCGCACATTTATTTTGGGCGCTAATATTACACTTCGTTAA
- a CDS encoding RagB/SusD family nutrient uptake outer membrane protein has translation MMQMKTYKIFLAVIVAAVFVLPACKKSFLDEKVYSKFTPEALNDSLAFEAGIVGLQSQYSLWNTMNEDNNGNQGFLCVWQMGTDVAYNKAPDDLDPVSIPYTNYEKLNSADGPSAFVWKWSYNIINNANVVIANIDNPAIKLSAGFRNKIKGQSMFYRGLAYNYLATLYGGVPLITKPLTAPKTDFVRAPVKDVNDLIIADLNFAKVNAPSIDQLVAQSLPNKSMASQLLAEVYLRVGGKNAEAEAECNTIINSGDFSLITERYGIKASQPGDPFADMFIFGNQRRNQGNKEAIWVEETENPASVPNGAGPDLQSKFPGFRFLGSQHRRAWGSRYYNQAGMLLCDSLGGRGISRMALTYFVLNLYGPNDMRNSKYNLRRKYYYNDPSSALNGQLVKPGPGIDTNRNIVPKTNKWDQFDPNDTFGSSMIKDFIIMRLGETYLLKAEAQFKQGNTTGAAASINVLRTRAHAALVTASNITMDFILDERVRELIAEENRRMTLMRTGMLLQRVAGRGQKVTGIASRNLLLPIPQSEIDLNKDAKLDQNPGY, from the coding sequence ATGATGCAGATGAAAACCTATAAGATATTTTTAGCAGTTATTGTAGCGGCAGTTTTTGTATTGCCGGCATGCAAAAAGTCCTTTTTGGACGAAAAGGTGTATTCGAAATTTACGCCCGAGGCTTTAAACGATTCGCTGGCATTTGAGGCCGGTATTGTCGGCCTGCAAAGCCAGTATTCATTATGGAACACCATGAATGAAGATAATAATGGCAACCAGGGATTTTTATGTGTTTGGCAAATGGGAACCGACGTTGCCTACAATAAAGCACCCGATGATCTTGACCCGGTATCAATTCCATACACCAATTATGAAAAACTAAACTCGGCCGATGGACCTTCGGCATTTGTGTGGAAATGGTCCTACAACATTATTAACAACGCCAATGTGGTAATTGCCAATATTGATAACCCGGCTATAAAGCTTAGCGCCGGTTTCAGGAATAAGATTAAAGGGCAAAGCATGTTCTACCGCGGGCTGGCTTATAATTACCTGGCAACGCTGTACGGCGGCGTACCATTGATCACCAAGCCACTGACCGCTCCCAAAACCGATTTTGTACGCGCGCCGGTAAAGGATGTTAATGACCTGATTATTGCCGATTTGAACTTTGCCAAGGTAAACGCTCCGTCTATTGATCAGCTGGTGGCGCAGTCGCTCCCCAATAAGTCGATGGCTTCGCAATTACTGGCAGAGGTATATTTGCGGGTAGGCGGCAAAAATGCTGAAGCAGAGGCTGAATGTAATACGATTATTAACAGCGGCGATTTTAGTCTGATCACCGAGCGGTACGGTATCAAGGCATCGCAACCCGGCGATCCGTTTGCAGACATGTTCATATTTGGCAATCAAAGAAGAAACCAGGGTAATAAAGAAGCTATATGGGTGGAAGAAACAGAGAACCCGGCATCGGTACCCAATGGGGCTGGGCCCGATCTGCAATCAAAATTCCCGGGATTCAGGTTTTTAGGCTCACAGCACCGCAGGGCCTGGGGCAGCCGGTATTATAACCAGGCAGGGATGTTGTTATGCGATAGCTTAGGGGGCAGGGGTATCAGCCGTATGGCTTTAACCTATTTTGTTTTAAACCTGTACGGCCCTAACGATATGCGTAATTCAAAATATAACCTGCGCCGTAAATATTATTATAATGATCCTTCTTCGGCCTTAAATGGCCAGTTAGTTAAACCAGGCCCGGGAATAGATACCAACCGCAATATTGTACCTAAAACCAATAAATGGGACCAGTTTGATCCGAACGACACCTTTGGCAGCAGTATGATCAAGGATTTTATTATCATGAGGCTTGGCGAAACCTATTTGCTAAAGGCCGAAGCGCAGTTTAAGCAAGGGAATACCACTGGTGCGGCCGCAAGCATTAATGTTTTGCGAACCAGAGCGCACGCTGCCCTTGTTACAGCAAGTAACATCACTATGGACTTTATCCTTGATGAAAGAGTGAGGGAACTTATTGCGGAAGAAAACCGGCGCATGACCTTAATGCGCACCGGTATGCTTTTGCAGCGTGTTGCAGGCAGGGGTCAGAAAGTTACAGGAATAGCATCAAGAAACCTGTTACTGCCAATTCCACAATCTGAAATAGATTTGAACAAAGATGCCAAGCTTGATCAAAACCCTGGTTATTGA